Within the Flavobacterium sp. N502536 genome, the region ATCGATTTCTTTAAAAATATGTCCGTCTTCAACATATCGTTTGATTTTAAAATCAATTCCGTCCACATTTTTTACTTCTTCGGGTACCAATGTTTCGATAACCTGAGTAACATTCATGAAATCGATTACCGCAAAACCATATTCAGATAAACTTTCTTTAATGGCTTTAAGCGTTGTCAGATTGTCGTCGTCACTTTCGAAATATCCAAAACTGGTGAACAAGTTAAAAATAGCATCAAATTTTTCGTCAAAAGGCTCACGCATATCGTGTACCTTAAAATGCAGGGTATCGTTGCTGTTTTTAGTGGCTTCGGCGATACTGTTTTCAGATAAATCGGCTCCTAAAACGTTAAATCCTAACTGATTTAAGTAGATGGAGTGACGGCCTTTTCCGCAGGCTAAATCCAGTACTTTTGCTTTTTCAGGAAGATTCAGATAATGGGTCAGATTGTCCATGAAAATCTGAGCTTCGCGATAATTTCGGTCTTTATAAAGGATATGATAATATGGAGTGTCAAACCATGAAGTAAACCAATTTTCGGTATTACGTTCCTGATTTGGTGAGGATGAGTTTGCTGCTTCAGACATTTATTCTATTTCAATTAATTCAAAGTCCCGCAAATTTAGTGTATTTTTGCCGAAAAATAACTATTTCGCAACGATACCTCACGAATCATTGCAGAGATGCAGCAGGTGTACAGAGATGCAGATGCAGAGATGAACAACAGTGCATTTGAAATAATTCAAAAATAAAGATGGAAGAAAATTTTAGAATGATAGCCAAATGTTTTTTTGGTTTTGAAGAAATATTAGAGAATGAATTGCGTGCTCTTGGTGCTCAGGATGTCGAAAAAGGAGTACGAATGGTAAGTTTTAAAGGAGATAAGGGTTTTATGTACAAAGCCAATTTATCGCTTCGTACAGCGCTTAAAGTTTTAAAACCTATTTATTCGTTCAGAGCCAATAACGAACAGGCTTTGTACAAAGGAATCTCAGGTGTAAACTGGTCAAAACTGTTAAATGCCAATCAGACTTTTGTGATCGATGCAACAGTACATTCAACTTATTTTAACCACTCTGAATTTGTTTCTCAAAAATGTAAAGATGCTATTGTAGATCAGTTTAGAGAAAGAACCGGACAGCGTCCGAGTATCGATAAAGCTTTTCCTGATTTAAGAATCAATGTGCATATCGATAAAGATCAGGTTTCGGTAGCACTGGATACTTCCGGAAATTCACTGCATCAACGTGGTTACAGAACTGCGACGAATATTGCGCCAATCAACGAAGTTTTGGCGGCAGGAGTATTATTATTGTCAGGATGGGAAGGGCAAAGTCACTTTTTAGACCCAATGTGTGGTTCGGGGACCTTTTTGGCCGAAGCTGCTATGATCGCTTGTAATATTCCGGCGAATATTAACCGTAAAGAATTTGCATTCGAAAAATGGAAAGACTGGGATAATGATCTTTTCGATCAGATTGTAAACAGTCTGATGAAAAAAACAAAAGAATTTCATTATACCATAAAAGGTTTTGACAAAGCACCAAGTGCTGTAAGCAAAGCCAAAGACAATATCAGAAATGCCAATTTGGAGGATTATGTTACCATAAGTGAAGACAACTTTTTTGATACAGAAAAAGCTGTGGAAGGAAAGCTACACATGGTTTTCAACCCACCTTATGACGAGCGTTTAGATATTCATATGGAGGAATTCTATAAAAGCATAGGAGATACTCTAAAGAAAAGCTATCCAGGAACAAATGCCTGGTTTATTACAGCAAATCTGGAAGCCCTGAAATTTGTAGGCCTAAAACCATCCCGAAAAATTAAACTTTTCAACGGAAGCCTTGAAGCACGTTTGGTAAAATACGAAATGTACGAGGGAAGTAAGAGAACGAAATTTCAAGTTAACGAATAGTTGCAAAGAGGCAAAGGTTCAGAGGTACAAAGAAAATACACTTTGTCGCTTTGAACCTTTGTACCTTTGAACCTTTAAAAAGAGAAAAATGACAAAACTACAAGTAAGAGCTTTTTTATACCAATTAGGGTGTTTCGCAATTCTATTTATTTTAGGAAGATTTTTGGTAGCTTCTTATACCGGATTAACCGGATTTTGGATTCCGATGACCGCTTTTATTGTGGCGACTTTGATTTCGCCTAAATTTCAGTCGGTGAAAACCAAAGACGGAGAAAAGCTTTTCATGAAATGGATTTTTATAAAAGGAATTAGAGAAATTGGATAATTAATTGATTTTTATATGAGGGTAATTGGACTTATAGGCGGAATTAGCTGGGTTTCTACAGCAGATTATTACAAACTTATAAACGAGGGAATTAATGATAAGCTGGGAGGGCTTAATTTCTCAGAGTGTCTGATTTATTCTTTCAATTATGCTGATATTAAAAAAAATAACGATGCCAACGACTGGGATTCGACTTTTAAGATGCTTTTAAAAGGATGTCAGTTTCTTCAGCAGGGTGGAGCCGAAGCTATTGTTTTGTGCGCTAATACCATGCATTTAATTGCTGATCGGTTAGAAGAAGCTATCGACATACCAATCATTCATATTGCAACGGCAACCGCAGTAGAAATTCAGAAGAAGGAAGTTAAAAAAGTAGGTTTATTGGGAACTAAGTTCACCATGGAACTCGATTTTTTTAAAGATAAATTAGCTGCAAACGGAATTGAAACGATTATTCCGAAAAATGATGCCGACCGGGATTTCATGCACACCACAATTTTTGAAGAGTTGGGGAGAGGTTTGGTAACCGAGGCAACTAAAAAACGTTATCTGGAAATTGCCAATCAATTGATCGAAGAGGGTGCGGAGGGAATTATTTTAGGTTGTACCGAAATTCCTTTAGTGATAAAACCCGAAGATGTTACTGTCCCCGTTTTTGATACCACATTAATTCACTCGGTGGCTGCAGTTGAATTTCAATTGTCCTAAATAAAAAAAAATCCAAATTCTAATATAACTATTGGAATTTGGATTTTTTAATAAGTAAGGTTTGTTATTTTCTAATCGTTTCCTTTTTTATTAATTCAGGAATGATTGTCTTTTTCTTATAAAGCGGAATGAAGTAAGAAACGGTATAGTTAAAACCAATTCCGAAACTACCGTCATACGTTCTGTTAAAACCCGGGATATATAGATTATCAAATCCGGAAGGTTTTTGGTTGGCAACTAAAAGTTTCAGTTGAACCCCAAAACCAACAAACACATTGTTAAAAACTTTTGCTTTTATTCCCAATGCAACTTCAGCCCAACCTGCTGTAAGACCATTGTATTTTTCACCGGAAGCAATTGCCGGCTGTTCTCCCCAATACGGATTTGGATTGTAAATCTTATACGTATTCAGTTGCTGACTAAAAGTACTGAAACCGCCTCGCAAACCTATTGTAATTAAATTTTCCATGTCCAGCCAGTTTTGATACAAATTGTAGTCAAAACCTCCTTTAATATAAGTTCCGGTCGTGGTTGAATTTAATCGGTCGTCATCTGTGGTTTTATCTTCAAAACCAAGCTCGGCAGCCAGATAGTATTTTTTTGTCAGACGAAAATCACCTGTAACCTCAATACCTTTGTAGTTTTTATCGTACAGTCCGCGGGTTAATTTGTACAAATCAACTCCTACGCGAAGTCCGTAGCGATCTGTTTTGATACTGTCTCGTTTGGTTTCCTGAATAGCAGGTTTGGCCGCTTGTGACTTCGGTTTTTCTTTTGTTACTGTTGTGGTTGATGTTTCCTGAGACTGACCCAAAAACATTGAAAACAATAAGCAAATACTAAAAATAGATCTCAATGTGTGTTTCATTTTCAAGTTCAACATTAAATTGCTTTACAAAAATCTGTTTGATCCATGCTCCGTCACCTGTCGGATCTGTTTTTACGAAAGGGTTTATTTCGGGAAGAGTAAAAGTGGTCTTAAAACCACAGGCTCTTGATACGTAAACATTTTGATGTGTGTAATTAAAAGTGATAACATCGGTGTTTTTAGCCGCCAGATTGGTGGTTAAAGAGTTATAAACGAATCGATATGTTGTAGTATTCTGATCTGTTCTCAAAGGTATTGAAACAGTGTTTGAATTGGTTACATATCTTGTAAGATCTTTTTCGTCTGTTATGCTTTTATTAAAAACAATTCCTTTGTTATCTCCCTCTGCTCCTCCAATAACCATCAGATCTTTTACATTTTGTTTTTGAGTGGGTTCACTGTCTTTGTAAAATGTAATCACTAATCTTGGAGTAGTGGGAGTGTTGGCATCGCAAATGTCATCTTTCTCACAACTGGACAGACCAAAAGTAAAGATTAATAAAAGAGAGATTATTTTTTTCATTTAAGTTT harbors:
- a CDS encoding aspartate/glutamate racemase family protein; the protein is MRVIGLIGGISWVSTADYYKLINEGINDKLGGLNFSECLIYSFNYADIKKNNDANDWDSTFKMLLKGCQFLQQGGAEAIVLCANTMHLIADRLEEAIDIPIIHIATATAVEIQKKEVKKVGLLGTKFTMELDFFKDKLAANGIETIIPKNDADRDFMHTTIFEELGRGLVTEATKKRYLEIANQLIEEGAEGIILGCTEIPLVIKPEDVTVPVFDTTLIHSVAAVEFQLS
- a CDS encoding THUMP domain-containing class I SAM-dependent RNA methyltransferase — translated: MEENFRMIAKCFFGFEEILENELRALGAQDVEKGVRMVSFKGDKGFMYKANLSLRTALKVLKPIYSFRANNEQALYKGISGVNWSKLLNANQTFVIDATVHSTYFNHSEFVSQKCKDAIVDQFRERTGQRPSIDKAFPDLRINVHIDKDQVSVALDTSGNSLHQRGYRTATNIAPINEVLAAGVLLLSGWEGQSHFLDPMCGSGTFLAEAAMIACNIPANINRKEFAFEKWKDWDNDLFDQIVNSLMKKTKEFHYTIKGFDKAPSAVSKAKDNIRNANLEDYVTISEDNFFDTEKAVEGKLHMVFNPPYDERLDIHMEEFYKSIGDTLKKSYPGTNAWFITANLEALKFVGLKPSRKIKLFNGSLEARLVKYEMYEGSKRTKFQVNE
- a CDS encoding DUF6048 family protein; translated protein: MKHTLRSIFSICLLFSMFLGQSQETSTTTVTKEKPKSQAAKPAIQETKRDSIKTDRYGLRVGVDLYKLTRGLYDKNYKGIEVTGDFRLTKKYYLAAELGFEDKTTDDDRLNSTTTGTYIKGGFDYNLYQNWLDMENLITIGLRGGFSTFSQQLNTYKIYNPNPYWGEQPAIASGEKYNGLTAGWAEVALGIKAKVFNNVFVGFGVQLKLLVANQKPSGFDNLYIPGFNRTYDGSFGIGFNYTVSYFIPLYKKKTIIPELIKKETIRK
- a CDS encoding DUF6452 family protein — its product is MKKIISLLLIFTFGLSSCEKDDICDANTPTTPRLVITFYKDSEPTQKQNVKDLMVIGGAEGDNKGIVFNKSITDEKDLTRYVTNSNTVSIPLRTDQNTTTYRFVYNSLTTNLAAKNTDVITFNYTHQNVYVSRACGFKTTFTLPEINPFVKTDPTGDGAWIKQIFVKQFNVELENETHIEIYF
- a CDS encoding class I SAM-dependent methyltransferase, with the protein product MSEAANSSSPNQERNTENWFTSWFDTPYYHILYKDRNYREAQIFMDNLTHYLNLPEKAKVLDLACGKGRHSIYLNQLGFNVLGADLSENSIAEATKNSNDTLHFKVHDMREPFDEKFDAIFNLFTSFGYFESDDDNLTTLKAIKESLSEYGFAVIDFMNVTQVIETLVPEEVKNVDGIDFKIKRYVEDGHIFKEIDFEDQGRKYHFTEKVKALTLKDFEDLMAEAGIFLLDIFGDYRLKKFHKTESERLIMIFK